The genomic stretch AAGATCCAAGCCAGGGTCACACTTTGCATGCCACTGTCActtctctttagtctcctttgtCTAGAACAGTTCCTGGCCTTTCTCTGTTTTCCATGCTGTTGATGTTGCGAAGCAGCTGTTTCATGgaaggctccctccctgcccctcctctgggcATGTTGAATGTTTCCCTGTGCTTAGATTCTAGTCATGTAGCCCCTACTTCCCTGGAAGAACAAGAGTCCCCCCAAATGAAGAACCACTGGGTGGGGCCATAAGGTGGGAAGGTGGTGGGCTTCACCAACCCCCACcatccctctttcctcctccaacGTAGGCAATATGTCCGGGACACTGTGGTGGGCAGCATGGGCCTCAAAGCCACTGGCCGGCTCTGCACCATGGCCAAGGCAAGGGGCCTGCGGGCCTGTAGGTGAGTAACCCCTGTCCATGCCTTGGGTTCCCGGGGAGGCGGCAGGTCTCCACACTGACTCCCCCTAACCCTCACCATCGCAGGGGGGAGCTGAGAGACACCATCCTGGACTGGGAGGATGCTCTGCCTGAGCGGGACCTCACTCTTGCTGATGAAGCCAGCAGGTCAGACGCCCAGATGAGcccagggtggggcaggcagggagaggggcaaaGCACAACCAGCTTCAGCACCGGGCAAGGAACTCCAGCTCAGAGATGGAGTCAGGAGagtcttcctggaggaggcagcttgAACCCTATTTGGGCATTGATTTCCCCTAATAATGGCAGCAGCTAGGTACTAGCCCTCTTACATACCTGACCCTGGCCAGGGGCTTCACCGACAAGGTACTCACCACAGCCCAGGGGGTTCTACACTGGGCCCATTttacaggcaaggaaacagaCTTCAGCAAGGTGACTCCTCTGTCCAGTGCTACCCACCCAGGATTCAACTCGGGAGTCCAAGTATGGAAGGTCCCGCCCACATCAACAACTCCCCTCTGCCAACAGTGGAAGGGAAGCCACAGGGGCAGGTTTTAGGGAAGCTTGGCCTCCCAGGGTGCACCTGGGCATGTTGAGTTTGAGATCCCACCCCCAAGGGTGAGGCAGGAGAAGGGCTGCAGAAACCCTTGTAGAGAGGCTCAGCCTACCCCCGCCTCCCGGCCCCAGGATCGCGGACCTGTCTGTCACACTAGGCACCTCCCTCCAAATCCGGCCCAGCGGGAACCTGCCGCTCGCCACCAAGCGACGTGGAGGCAGGCTGGTCATCGTCAACCTTCAGCCCACCAAGCACGTATGTGTTGAGTCCACCCTgacctttcccccccccccaggacccgATGAGCCCTCTGCCTCCGCCTCACGCGTCCTTGCCCCAGCAGGACCGCCAGGCTGACCTACGCATCCACGGCTATGTAGACGAGGTCATGACCCGGCTCATGAAACACCTGGGCCTGGAGATCCCCACCTGGGACGGCCCCCGCGTGGTAGAGAGGGCGCTGacgcccctgccccgcccgcccgcccctaAGTTGGAGCCCAAGGAGGAATCCCCCACCCAGTTCAACGGTCCAGCGCCAGCCAGCCCCAAGCAGGAGCCCACAACCGAACCCCCCACTCAGCACAATGGTTCTGGGCCCGTCAGCCCCAAGAGGGAGCAGCTGGACAGTCCTGCCCCCCGCAGGACCCCTAAAAGGGTGAAGACCGAGATGCTTCCCAGCTGACCAGGGGGACCGGGAGGGCGGGGTTTTTTGTAGAAACCGTgcgtttgtttttttcttaccgGTCTCACTTTGTTACTTGCCTCTGTCCTGGGGCAGGAGATCTCAGGGCAGTGAGAGCTGTGCTGCAGTCCCGAGGGCAAACTTGCCCTCCATTGGGGCTTCCTTTAGCTCCAGGGGCCTCTGGTAGGGGTCTGGGGAGGAGCAACCCTGCCCTGGACCCTGACCTTTGAGCTGACACCGCAGGTACCTTCTCTGCTCCAGCCCACGACTCAGGATGTTTTTTGGGGGAGATGTGGCCACACCCTCAGTTTCCAGCCTAAACAGAAATTAACTTTCTCTGCTCCTTGGGCCTTCACACCCCCAACCCTTGCCTCCCCCAAATGGCCTTCACAGTTCCtccagaagggagaggggcagaccCTCCATTTAAGAGCCAAACTTCCTGGTGGGACAGACAATAGAGGGTTGCActgcctttggactgaagggaaAAGGTGGGCCCACCTGGCTCTTCCACGCTTCCAGAAAAGTCTTCAGTGCAATAAAAGCAGAATTTCTTGCATCTGAGTCTGTGTGTAACACCCACAACCTTGCACCAGGTCCTAGGCCCTGGGGAAGGAATATGTGTTTCCCGCCCCCCCATCGTCAGCCTGAGCTTCCATGCAATCCAGATGAAGGGCAATACCAGCTGCCGGCATTCCTCAAACTTTCAGTTTGTAATTGTGTACCTATTTGCATGGTTTCTAAGTATTTGCTCTCACTACTAGGCTGTGAGCCACGCAAGGAATGATCCTTTGGTCGCGATTGCATCCCTCTGACACCTACGcaaaggggcagggctggggtgacCCCTTAAGAGCCTAGGTGAACCTGGGTTCCACCCCAACCCAGCTGTAGCCTTAGTCAGGTCCCTTCACTTGTGATACCTCAGTCTCCCTGGGTGAAAGCAGGGTGGGCAGCCTGTCCCTCAGAAGGCGGATGCCCTTGAAGGGCCTCTGGAGGCCGGCAAAGACACCAGGACCTCGTGCTCCGTCAGCTGCCGCTCTCCACGGTGCTGAAGACATGCCTGGCGCCTCCTGGGCTGCCTCTCCAGCCTGGGTGCCTGGGGTTGCCCCACCTTACTCCCCCATCCCAGGCTTGCCCAGCCCCACCTTCTGGGGGTTGGGGAGCCCCAGACTCCAGCCTCTACCTAGTTACACTTCCACACCAGCCGTGTTCTGTTGCAATATTTTATTAAGGATCACGGCAGTCAGAGAAGGTGGAGGATGGCCACGGCCCGAAGTTCAGAGCCCAGCCACAGCTTAGGGGCCAGGCTCCCTGCAGTCTCAGTCACTTCCTCCTCCCTGTGTGTGAAGGGACGGGGAGGAGTCCCCAGGCAGCGCAATTGTTgaggcatgtgtgtgtatgtctgtcaGGGTCTGTGGCTTACTCTGTATGTATCTGCCTCTTTGTTCTGTGCCTGGGTCTGTGTGTATTTCTCAGGCTTTGTGGCCTTAGGGTTGCCCTGGGTCTGAGCATCAGTTTCTGCTCCTGTGTCTGGGTCCCCGGGTATGTAGCTGTGTTTATGCATCTCCATCCTGGCATCTCCACAGGGGTCTCTGTCTCACCTCCAGTCCCCTGCCTCCGCTCCAGCGCCCACCACAGTGCCCCTGAGCAGAGGGGCCTGGAGTCGACATCCAGGTGGTACTCACAGCTCCTCCCCCACCGCCTCTAGCCCCACGAGACCTGAGCTGAGTGCTGGCTCAGATGAGGCCCAGTCCAGCAGGGTGGCCCGGCTCAGCTCCTCTGCCCAGTTGCCCTGGATCAGGGTCGATTTGTTCAGCTCCTCCGTCGAGTTTTCCAGAGGCAGCATGTCCTGGGATTTCCAGTGCACCCTGGGGCTGCCTGGAGACCCTCCCTGAGGTGCGCCAGCCTCGGCCTGAGGTCCTGGGGCCTCGGAACCTGGCATGGTGTCGGGAGCCACACGGGAAGCTGCGTCGTTGTGCAAAGTTCTGGAGAAGACTGAGTGAGGGTTGGGGGTTCATGAGGGGTGGGGTAGGAAGATtggtgttccttctttccttatcTCCCAGCTTCAGGGAGCAATTGCATGGGgggctccttccccctcccccagaggcccAATATTAGGACGTGAGAAGCTATGGGGATGCTGTCCATGATGCAGCCCAGAGGGGACCCCAAAGTGACACTGGCCCACCTACCTCGCACAGGTGTGAAGTCTCCGGCGCTCTCGGCTTTGTTGAGGGCAAAAGGGCTGATGGAGGGGAGGACGATGAGGGCAAAAGAGAGCAGCAGGACCTgccagagatgggggtggggtcacCCCATCCCTCCACTATCCCTGTAAGCACACCCATCTTATGGGCAGGGAAACAGGCCCAGAAGACTGGATTATGCTTGAACTGGGGCCAGGGCCATGCTACTCACACTCACCTTTCCCCCTCCCACAGGCCAGTCTGCCAAGGCTGAGGAACCCCTTTATCCTGGGGGCCATCAGAGCAGGGGGTAGGACTCACCGCTATGCAGGTGCCTGCCTGGGCTGTCTTGCTGGTGGACTGGACTACAATGGCCTGGAGTTTCTTCAGCTGCTCCAAGAGGGACCTTAGTGGAATGAGCAGCCTTGGCTGAGCCCTACAGGGCCTTAACCTGGTTCTCTGTTCATTTCTTGGGTTCCCCAGCATAACTGATGTCTGAATTCTGTCCACCCCTCAAGGCCCCCCTGCTCTTACAAggcccccctccctctgctttGGTAAATCTCCAATGACATCCCACCCACTTCTCTGCCACCCATCCAGGCCTCCAGGATCACTCACCTGGACGCCAACTCAAGCCTCCTCTCTGGTCCCCCTCATAtctatcccctccccccccagcctccccctacTTCTCTTGCCCTCACTCAGCAACTAGGGGACGCTTTCCAAATGTAAAACAGCTTCTCCCAACCCTCTCAGGGCTCCCACCTCCCTCAAGTCCTCTCTGCAACTGAAGCCCTGAACAACTTGCCGCCctcactcactctgctccagccacactgggccccaggacctttgcacaggcTATTCCCTCTAAGGACACTGTTCCCCCAGGTGTCTTGGCAGCTGGTTTTTATCTCATCCCATTAGGCCTCATCTCAACACTTTATCTGATCTTCCTGTCTAAAATAGCCCAACAGTCCTGGCTGGGTAACAAAGTTGGTTAGAGTGCTGTCCCAATattccaaggttgtgggtttgatccctggtcagagcacatacaagaatcaaccaaaggccctagccagtttggttcagtggatagagtattggcctgtggactgaagggtcccgggttcaattccagtcaaaggtatatgcccagttgtgggcttgatcccaagtagggggcatgtaggaggcagctgatcaaagattctcatcattgatgtttctatctccctcttcctcctctctgaaatcaataaaaacatatattttttaaaaaagaatcaaccaatgaatgcataaataagtggaacaacaaatcattgtttctctcaaatcaatataaaatagcCCTTCaccctactttgtttttcttcctacaAACTATCACTATTTGTATgaccttttatatatttttgtttgtcttgagTATGTCTGCCACTAGACTGTGAGTTCTTTAAGTGGAGGGACTGTgtcttctttgttcatttgtGGCCCCAGTGCCCAGAACTATGATGCAGAGGAGATGCTAAATAAACTGACTAAGTGGATGCACCCCTTAGATGGAATTATGTGTAGTTCTCCAATACACCATGTCCTCAGGCCATTCATATGCCATTTCCTCTACTGAGAGTAGTTTCCCCCATGAACTCTTATACATCTTTTAAGACCCCAAATCCAAATCCCCTCTGCTATGCAGCCTGCCTCCTTTCTAGGTGGAATCCTTACCCGTGCCCCCCCCTCCtttaccccctccccctgcctgccctgctATCACAGAAGTTGCCCCCTGCCCCACATTGTTCACCTCTCCTGCAAGGGATTTAGGGGCCGGTTCCCCCTGTCCTCTGCCCTGGCTGGACCAAGACTCACTGGTTCTGCTTCTCGAGATGCAAGACTTTCCTCTGAAGCTCCTGGTTCTGGGCAGTACAGGCCGACATCCTGCAGGGACAATGTCACAGTGACATTCAGAGTATGCCTGCCACCAACTGCCCAGTCACCTCTTCCTGTGAGGCTCCACTTTATAGGCAGGGAACCCAGGGCCAAAGAGGGGAAGTCACTCATTCCAAGTCACCCTGGGAAGTCTCTGagggccagaattgaacccatgtcTGCCAGGTTTCTAGGTCCCATCTCTGCATTGGTGTGGGGGGCTTCATTCAAGTCTGAGCCCCCACAATTGGGATGGAATGCCAAAGTCAGGCAGTGGTGCTTCCAGAGGATGAaatagcagggaggctgggagtccAAGGAGAACCAAGTTACACTCCTCACCATCCCTGTGACCTTGAGCCTCTCAGCTCTCTGACCGGACCTCAGTCCCCTCATTGGTAAAATTGGGTTACAGTTATTTAGTTCACAGAGGGGTTGGGAGAACGGCATGAAGCAAATTTGAGTAGGGGTTTGGCAGATTGCATTTGAGGAACAAGACAACGATTATTGTTCCATCTAGGGTTCTGATGGAACACCTTTCCCATCTGCTTGCATCTGTGAAAATGGTCGTGGCCCAGACCACTCAGATGTGGAGTTTAAATACTCAGATCACAGCATGAGGATGTGTCAGTCCTCATATCACAACCAGGGAAGAGAAGAAATCCCCTCTCTGAAAGGTCCTCTCTAAATAACTCACGAGATAAAGAAGAATTAGAGAAAACCTAGGGTCCACATGGCAATGACAGTAGTACAAATCAAAATGTGTGAGATGCAGCTAAGGTGGTGCTAAGAGGGAAATTAAAGCCTTAATTCAGCTCAATCAACTAAACGACAGCATAaaatccacccccacccccacatacaAAAAGCCAGTCTAAAAAGGACATAACAAGCTTACAGTAGAGATGAAAGAACtcgaaaagaaaaatacaattggATGGGAGGGAAAGCCAGAAATCCATTCTTtgcaaagaataataaaatacaaacttcTGGAAAGAttgataaaaaagataaagagaaggcataaataaacaaatgaattattAAGAAGGGCATAattatagcccagccagtgttgctcagtggttgagcatcgacccatgaaccaggaggtcacagtttgattcctggtcagggcacaggcccagatttcagactcaatccccagcggggggtgtgcaggaggcagccaattgatgttgatgtttctctctcatttatgtttctctttctctccctctccctctaaaatcaataaaaacattttaaaataataggagAGAACTATAAGCCATTTTATGTCAATAAATTTGAGATCGGCATCTTCACAAAAAAAATATAACATCCCAAAACTGACCCAGGAATAAGTCGGAAACCCAAATAGACCTGTAACATTCCATAAAGTCATTCTTGGCAGTCACAACAGCTCTGAGGACCAGTGATCTCAATCAGGGAAGTGAGCATCCCATATCCCATGATCTGGCACGGAGCCAGACAAGATGGCTCTGTGCTCTCTCTTTTGGTACCACATATTATAGGGGACAAAGGGACCCTGAAACCCTTCCCTGAGCCAACTCTATGCATATTCCGTTCTTGCAACTCACATGAAAAAAGGTCTCTCCTGGAGAGGGAAGACGACTCTAATTTTGTCAGGCCTTAAAAAACTGTGACTTTAGGCCCATTACAtccctttctctgggcctcagtttcctccctgagtatgcccaggacccagccttaccgAGTTTCCAGGCCATCAATatattccttcttctttttacGGCTTTCTTGGGCAGACTGTTTGTTCCGGATTTTCCGGCGGATTTTTTTCAGGACTCGCTCCTCATACTGCCACGTGACATGGGGAACAGGCTGAGTCAGGCTGGAGGGTCTACTCTGTTGTCTGGACCCCACAATTTCACCCAGTCTCTTCCCAGGGGAGCCATCCCAGACCCGGGGACGTGGGGGCAGACTCCTGATGATTTCAAGACCAGCTTTCCTACCCCACTAAATTCTTGTAGAGTCTCCAGGAGAGTCCTGGGTCCTGGAATCTATCCAGCTCCTATTCCCAGTTAGTAACGTGCTACCAAACTCTGTGTATGGTGCAATTGCGCCACCTTCTGGTCATACCTGAGACCAGTGCTTTTCATGGGGGCCAGCTGATACCAACACTAATGTCTTCCAATTGGAATGGCAAACTCAGGTGTTGATATTACGTGAAAGGGCTGGGTGAAAACTGTGGCCAGACAGAGAGGTCTCACTAAGTTGGCTTTTTGGATGACTTTTTTACTCTGGTTGTAGACACGTCCAACCATTTTAGTGTGGGAGGCCTAAAGGTGAGACTCATGAGCAGCTAGCTGCAGGAAGTGGGGAAGACTCTGAGCCAAGGGCCTCACCATCTCACCTTGGTGAGGGGTAGCTGGGTAGGCAGTGTGATGCCTTCTTTGGCCAACAGTTTCTTCTCGTCCTCTGTCAGCACTAGTtcctggcagtgcccagtcccaggTCTCAACAGGTGGGGGGCTGCCAAAGAATGCTGTTGCTATGGAAAAAACAGGGCAATTGCATTGGGGGCAGAGAGAGTGACAGCCTTTGGGAAATGAAAGAGGCATCAGATTTGAGAAACAATCCATCTGCTGTAGAGTCCCCACTAGCCAGCACACagccctttgacccagcaattccacttccaagAATTGATCTTACAGATACCCTCCCACATATGCAAAAGAAGGGACATACaggatttttattcacttaacaaaGTCACTAGACAGCTATTTATAGCCACCTACTACATTCCAGGCACCATTCTGGGCTGTGCACATTCATTGTAACACTGTCTGCAATGGCAAAGGATTGGAAGCAATGAAAATATCCAGCAAATAAGGCACGACCCATTTGTACAATGGAGTATTACACAACTCTGAAAAGGGATGGCTCTCCATGTCATGCTATGGAGCAATCCCCATAATAAACTGTCAacttaaaaaggggggggggggcaaaccATTGTTGCATGTGGCCTGctactttttatattaaacttttttttaaaggtatctctttggaaaaaaattgaacctgtgtggggagctgggtgtctgggAAACTGGGGTGAGAAGGTGGTTCTCCCAATCTACTCATTTGTTTTGTTGGAACTTGGACTGTGTGAATGCACTTCCCTAGTCAAAATAGTTttagttaaatttaaattattatagataaacattaaaaatgaaagaatctTGTCATCAGAATGTTTAAGTCTTAGAAATGTCAGATTTCTAAGGAATGGGAGACTCGGGCATAAAGGAGATTGGGGCAGTCTGTCATTCTTTGGATCAAACTTCACTACCTAGAACTCCAGTTCATTGATTAGTCCAACCATTTTCTCTCCAGGGTCCAAGCCTCAGTGtgttcatcagtaaaatggggataaggtCTCCCACATCTTAAGGTTGTTGACATGAAGAACAATGATACTGAACTTGATGCATTTACAAAACCCAGTAAGCATTTCCAAAGCAATCATTCTCCTTGTCTATCCTTCAAGGCCACTAGAGTTCCACTTCCTCTAAGATGCCCTCCAGGACCTGCAATGAccctccagcctctctcccttCTTGGTACACTTTCATGAGCAGTCAGTTTTCCCATCTTGACCGTGAGATCCCCAGAGGCTGAGCACACGGCTGGTGCTCACCCCACATCTTTCAAGTTGGGAGGGGCATTTTGGTCTAGCCTCGAGCTTGTCAGGATGACTTTTGGTATCAGACAAACTGGAGTTCAAATCCTACTGGGCTACTTGTTTGCTGTGTCACTTggatttaacctctctgggccttgactTTCTCTGGGCCTTGAGGGATAAGGGCACTAATTGGGTTGTCAGATCTGGTTTAGAGGAACTTGAAGCCCTTGGTCAGCATGCAATGGGCCCAACAGGCCCGCCCAGGAATAGAGCCTGCAGCAGCTGGGTGGCTAAAGGCAAATTAACTTCTCTATGCCCatttctttatatgtaaaattaacataatatgagtccctgcctggccagggtgggtcagtggttgagcatcaacctacaaaccaaggaggtcacagtttgattcctggtcagagcacaggcctgggtttcagtttgattcctggtcagagcacaggcctgggtactccagtagggggagtacaggaggcagctgatagatgattctcatctctttcgccctctcccttcctctctgaaaccaataaaaactatttttaaaaatatataatatgatcCCCAATCTTCAGAGTTATTGTAAATTAAAAGATTATACATTTAAAGCATTTAGAAGAATGCCTGGTCtatagtaggtgcttagtaagttttagttgttttttgtttttgtttttactaccACTATAGTAGATAGTGTCCCAGCTCAGGAGATAGAGAACTCAGGACTGGAACCCACAGACTTGCTTTGGATATGACCCTGGACAAATACAGCCTTTGTCTGTGACTCAGTTTTTCAGTCTCTGAAATGGGGATGTTGGGGCTCCGTGCACCCCAGCGGCCTCCCAGCTCTGATGCTTGGGAGTTGGGGTAGAGGCTGCTCACCAGGTCTCCACCACTGCCGGAGAGGAGGAGGTCTTTCACCGTGAGGTTGCAGCTTGGGGGCGAGACTGCCAGCTCAGCCTGCTCCTCAGGATAGAGGCCGGGGTTCCACATTTCTAACCAGAGCAGATGGGGACAAAGACAGGGAGAGTGTCAGGTGGGGGAAGCTGACCTCCCAGCTTctacctgcctcctccacctaGGCTTCCAGGATTGACTCCAATGTGCTAAGGATTTTGGGTACAACTTGGGGCCCCAAGGCCTGGGTTGAAGGGGACAGACACAGCTggtgcctcagtctcccctctCTGGAAGATAGAAACCCAAATCCATCAGGACATTGTTGAGGGACCCACtgccaatcaggagagagaggCTGTTATTGCCCAGGATTCCAGACTGGATTTACAGCCAGCCAGGCCTTATCTCCCTTTGGGGCAGGGACCAGGTCTGATTCACCTCAGGttccctcccacctgtgccctgcccaccGTAAGTGAGCTGCTCTCCAGAGCACAGACTTTAGAGTCTCATTCTCACTGAGTGAAACGTGTGCCCTTGGGTAAGTAactaaacctctctgagcctcagtttcttcagctcTCCAATGGGATTCCTAAGAGCTCCCACTCCATTGCAAGGCTCAAAGGACAAAGGATGCCCTACTGGGGTGTCTTCTGCATAAGGCCTCTCCCAAGAGGAGGCCTTGACCACTGGGATCCATGACCTCTCACTTTCATGGAGCATCTACTATGACCCAGGCATGGGAGGTACAAAGACAAGGTTGGCAGCATGACACCTGGTGTCACAGCCAGCCTGTCGTGGGTGCATCCCAGCTATGTGGCTTTGACTTGTTGCTTAACCTCATGGGAACTCGGTTTCACCATCTAGAAAATGGGCCCATGAGAGCATCCATCTCAAAAGGAGGGGTATGTGTGTAATGAGGTAAGGGCAGCGAGAAAAGACACAGAACTCACCCAGGTCTATGGCCACAGAGGCCTCGAGCACTTGGGCCACTGGCCCAAGAGGCCTGTTGGGGCTGTGGGGGATAGGAaggtaggaggggcagagcccCTTGCCAGACTCCGAGAAATGGCAGCCGgccggggtggtggtgggcacATTGTGTGGAGGGGTATCCTGGGGGTCGGAGGGCAGATCTTCAGAGATGCCGCTGTCACTGTCCGCAGGAGACCAGAGAGGAGAGCTTGGCGCTGAGTCTCCAGAACCCAAGATACAGTTGAGGAAATCATCAGAGTCCGGGGCTGGCAGGACCTGCTGGCatgagggggtggggcgggaatgAGGAGGTCTGTGCTTTGCTCTGGattgctgtgtgactgtgggcaagccactgaccctctctgggcctcacttgtCCTTTCTACCAGAATGAAGGCTTGTGGGGCTTGAACACAATCATGTTCCATGAGAACACCATCCGGCCTGGTCAAGGCACGAGCCCTGAGTTTGAGTTTGGACCCAACTCCAAACTGCTGTGTGGCCCAGACAAGTTACTAAACCTCGGACCGATGCTGCCTGCCCCTTGGGGTAGCTGAGAGGTTCGACGCAATACTGTGCTTTGCTGAAATTACACACCATGAGCCGGAAATGCTACCGAGCTGAGTGGAGTTCTAGCTGCAGTGGGGGGCCTCACCTGGTCTCCAACGTGGCCCCAGTCCTCCCCCAGATCTTCATGTCTCAGAATTCCATCCTGTCGATCAAACAGGAGGTCCAGGAGCTCCAGGCTGTCGATGGGGCCCATGGGACAGGTGGCAGAAGCCATCTGGGGAAGGACGGGACAGGCATGAGGGTCacacagcccctctcctccccatctcccacctGCATACCCCCCAGGCCTGTCCAGCtcaagttcaattcccactcaatccctaggcctggcttccACCTCCAAATCAGTGCTGAGGGGCTGACCCAGAGTTCCCAGGGCGGGATGAGAGCCGGTTGCTTTTAAAAGTGCTAGACAGATGTACACACGAGGACAAtcagcctgctcactccctggAGGCTGATAGAATTGGCCCTCTCATTCTCAGCCTGCCCATGTCCTccctcctggggagggggggaccgGGGAGAAGTAAGAGCAGCCCTGGAACGGAGGCATGGCTTTGGTCACTGCATTCTCTCTGGGCCTTTCTTCCCATCTGTGCCATGAGGTGGGGGTTCCTTCCAACTCTGGGAGCTTAGGGAGAGTTTCCTGGCATAGACCTCCCCTCCACCTACGGACCCAGGCAGGGCTCACCTTTCCAGCGGGTAAATCTCCATTCATGAGCCcggccagctctgcctccagctacTTTCCGTGTCCCAGATCGGTAGAGGCTCACCCCAAGTCTTGTTCCTGTCTGTGgatctgtctccccacccccaaaagatGCTGAAATAGTCCTGGGGTGCTCCCAGCCAACCCCCAGCTGCTGATTGGGGGACAGGCAAGATGGACAGGGTAAAGGGCCAGTGATaccagggcaggctgggggaggggagagaagaccCGTTATCTTGATGTTTTGTGCTTTTCCTGCAGGCGAGGGGCAAAGGCCAAAGTCTGGGGTGCCTCCGCTCTGCCATGACCTCTTCCCTACTTTAGGGACTGTTTCTTATCAGAGTCCTAGACGTCGGGATAAAGGAGAGTCCAGGGCTCCTGGCCGGTCCAGCCCACTCCTAAAGGACAGAACAGGAGGACCACCCAGATCCTTGCTGAAGCAG from Eptesicus fuscus isolate TK198812 chromosome 6, DD_ASM_mEF_20220401, whole genome shotgun sequence encodes the following:
- the SIRT6 gene encoding NAD-dependent protein deacylase sirtuin-6 isoform X1; translated protein: MSVNYAAGLSPYADKGKCGLPEIFDPPEELERKVWELAKLVWQSSNVVFHTGAGISTASGIPDFRGPHGVWTMEERGLAPKFDTTFESARPTKTHMALVQLERVGLLRFLVSQNVDGLHVRSGFPRDKLAELHGNMFVEECVKCKTQYVRDTVVGSMGLKATGRLCTMAKARGLRACRGELRDTILDWEDALPERDLTLADEASRIADLSVTLGTSLQIRPSGNLPLATKRRGGRLVIVNLQPTKHDRQADLRIHGYVDEVMTRLMKHLGLEIPTWDGPRVVERALTPLPRPPAPKLEPKEESPTQFNGPAPASPKQEPTTEPPTQHNGSGPVSPKREQLDSPAPRRTPKRVKTEMLPS
- the SIRT6 gene encoding NAD-dependent protein deacylase sirtuin-6 isoform X2 produces the protein MDIFDPPEELERKVWELAKLVWQSSNVVFHTGAGISTASGIPDFRGPHGVWTMEERGLAPKFDTTFESARPTKTHMALVQLERVGLLRFLVSQNVDGLHVRSGFPRDKLAELHGNMFVEECVKCKTQYVRDTVVGSMGLKATGRLCTMAKARGLRACRGELRDTILDWEDALPERDLTLADEASRIADLSVTLGTSLQIRPSGNLPLATKRRGGRLVIVNLQPTKHDRQADLRIHGYVDEVMTRLMKHLGLEIPTWDGPRVVERALTPLPRPPAPKLEPKEESPTQFNGPAPASPKQEPTTEPPTQHNGSGPVSPKREQLDSPAPRRTPKRVKTEMLPS
- the SIRT6 gene encoding NAD-dependent protein deacylase sirtuin-6 isoform X3, with the protein product MEERGLAPKFDTTFESARPTKTHMALVQLERVGLLRFLVSQNVDGLHVRSGFPRDKLAELHGNMFVEECVKCKTQYVRDTVVGSMGLKATGRLCTMAKARGLRACRGELRDTILDWEDALPERDLTLADEASRIADLSVTLGTSLQIRPSGNLPLATKRRGGRLVIVNLQPTKHDRQADLRIHGYVDEVMTRLMKHLGLEIPTWDGPRVVERALTPLPRPPAPKLEPKEESPTQFNGPAPASPKQEPTTEPPTQHNGSGPVSPKREQLDSPAPRRTPKRVKTEMLPS
- the CREB3L3 gene encoding cyclic AMP-responsive element-binding protein 3-like protein 3 is translated as MRSLRWALIHVTGVLIRGENVNTETRGEDSIYKPRREQPGRTQCPETQRCLPPHPLGTFPESQVGTGGDTLSVSSPRNRKEGFHQRRRRNSVSREPGLLRVMNGMASATCPMGPIDSLELLDLLFDRQDGILRHEDLGEDWGHVGDQVLPAPDSDDFLNCILGSGDSAPSSPLWSPADSDSGISEDLPSDPQDTPPHNVPTTTPAGCHFSESGKGLCPSYLPIPHSPNRPLGPVAQVLEASVAIDLEMWNPGLYPEEQAELAVSPPSCNLTVKDLLLSGSGGDLQQHSLAAPHLLRPGTGHCQELVLTEDEKKLLAKEGITLPTQLPLTKYEERVLKKIRRKIRNKQSAQESRKKKKEYIDGLETRMSACTAQNQELQRKVLHLEKQNQSLLEQLKKLQAIVVQSTSKTAQAGTCIAVLLLSFALIVLPSISPFALNKAESAGDFTPVRVFSRTLHNDAASRVAPDTMPGSEAPGPQAEAGAPQGGSPGSPRVHWKSQDMLPLENSTEELNKSTLIQGNWAEELSRATLLDWASSEPALSSGLVGLEAVGEEL